A window from Triplophysa dalaica isolate WHDGS20190420 chromosome 3, ASM1584641v1, whole genome shotgun sequence encodes these proteins:
- the chst2a gene encoding carbohydrate sulfotransferase 2a — MKNKSYPLKFTPPWEKNAGFGRKHKPCTRNHTKIIANPGIVMKVLRRKKIIIFLAYFLLLALTMLNLANYKWTKEPQQCNQPMQGLSFQSRSDVRFIYKAPQVKKRQLVYVLTTWRSGSSFFGELFNQNPDVFFLYEPMWHIWQKLYPGDAVSLQGAARDMLSSLYRCDFSVFQLYNTPGGRNITSLGLFGATLNKVICSYPLCASYRKEVVGMVDDKVCKKCPPQNLQLLEEECLKYNTIVIKGVRILDIHVLGPLMEDPSLNLKVIHLVRDPRAVANSRIKSRHGLIRENLQVVRSRDPKLRRVPFVDANHKMNKKDGSDYHSIGAMEVICERMTKTLQTALHPPRWFKGKYMTVRYEDLVENPVKTVQNVYRFVNLSANHNIEIFAMNMTTGTSASTKPFIVSSRNATQAANAWRTVLSYQQIRQVEEYCQHAMSLLGYLRVRTAADAKDLSRSLLTLPKI, encoded by the coding sequence atgaaaaacaaatccTACCCACTAAAATTCACACCACCATGGGAGAAGAATGCTGGTTTTGGAAGGAAACACAAGCCTTGCACGAGGAACCACACCAAAATAATAGCCAACCCCGGCATTGTCATGAAAGTGCTACGCCGGAAAAAGATAATCATATTTCTCGCCTATTTTCTGCTGCTGGCTTTGACTATGTTGAACCTGGCTAACTACAAATGGACCAAAGAGCCTCAGCAATGCAACCAGCCAATGCAGGGACTGAGCTTCCAAAGCAGATCAGACGTCCGTTTCATCTACAAAGCCCCACAGGTGAAGAAAAGGCAGCTTGTGTACGTCTTGACCACTTGGAGATCTGGGTCTTCTTTCTTTGGGGAGCTCTTCAACCAAAACCCTGATGTGTTCTTCTTGTATGAACCAATGTGGCATATTTGGCAAAAGCTGTACCCAGGGGATGCCGTGTCTCTCCAAGGAGCTGCCAGGGACATGCTGAGCTCGCTTTACAGATGCgatttctctgtttttcagtTGTACAACACCCCAGGGGGACGGAACATAACATCTCTTGGACTGTTCGGTGCCACTCTCAATAAAGTAATCTGTTCATACCCTCTCTGTGCGTCCTATAGAAAAGAGGTAGTGGGGATGGTGGATGATAAAGTTTGTAAAAAGTGTCCCCCGCAGAACCTCCAACTTCTAGAGGAGGaatgtttaaaatacaacaCTATAGTTATCAAGGGAGTGCGTATTTTGGATATTCATGTTCTGGGACCTTTGATGGAGGACCCCTCTTTGAATCTAAAAGTAATCCATTTGGTTCGAGATCCCAGGGCAGTGGCAAACTCCAGGATTAAATCTAGACACGGACTGATCCGAGAGAATTTGCAAGTGGTACGCAGCAGAGACCCAAAGCTTCGTCGTGTGCCATTCGTGGATGCGAAccataaaatgaacaaaaaagatgGTTCGGACTATCACTCCATAGGAGCCATGGAGGTCATCTGCGAGCGGATGACCAAAACTCTACAGACTGCCCTCCATCCACCCAGGTGGTTTAAGGGAAAATACATGACTGTACGTTATGAGGACTTGGTGGAGAACCCTGTTAAAACTGTTCAGAATGTTTATCGCTTTGTTAACCTTTCAGCCAACCACAACATTGAGATCTTCGCTATGAATATGACCACAGGAACGAGCGCCTCCACAAAACCGTTTATTGTGTCCTCCAGAAACGCCACGCAAGCGGCTAACGCCTGGAGAACTGTGCTTAGCTACCAGCAAATCAGACAGGTGGAGGAGTACTGTCAGCATGCAATGTCTCTACTCGGATACCTGCGTGTGCGGACGGCCGCAGACGCGAAAGATTTGAGCAGATCATTATTGACACTTCCTAAAATATAG